In Chryseobacterium scophthalmum, the genomic stretch AATCGACAGTAAAATCTTTTCCATTCATCGATTTTAAATCACCGCCGCCTAATCGTTCTCCGTTAAACATCAGATTTACTTTTCCATTTTTGAACTGCTTGCTCGAATTAACTTTAAAATTTAAGCTTAAATTCAAATCTTCATTTTCTTTGACCAGATAAAGTGGTTGTGTAAATTTAAGTTCTAATGCAGGAACAATGCGCAAGGCTTCCACCACATCACCACGTACAGGATCTAATTTCTTGAAAGATAAAGGAAGTTTAACCTGAAAATTTTCTGACCCAATTTTTAAATCAAGCAAAACATTCAGTGGTGATTCTGTCTCAGGTAAACAGACTAAAGTATCACTTGGAACAGAGAAAGTTGCCGCATCTTTGGCTGGTTTTGCTAACCAATAAGGTTCTGTAAGGGCTGCATCAGCAGGAATCTGAATATCATGCTGAATGGTAATTAAAGAATCTTTTGACAGTTTTCTGTTGAAGCTTTCTGACTGACTTAACCATTTTACACTTTCTAAAACAACAGGATTTGAAGTTCTTGAAATCAAATTTAATCTAAAATTATAATGATCTTCGGCAACAGCTTCAGCCTGATTGGTAACCACTTCACCCATAAATCCGGCACAGCTTAAAATGATATTATCAAGAGATTTAATTTTATCTTTTTTTAAATCTGAATCTTTTAATGCTAAAACTTTTTTTCGCAAAACAAGCAAAGCAGGTAAACTACGGTCTGGCTCATTGAAATTGAAATCTGAAATAATTTTATCTAATGATTGGTCAATATCAGCGTTTCCTTGTGAAGTCCATGTTTTAAGAACTCCATCAAAAAGTGTTGATTTTGCAGCCTCACCAGCAACATGGGAAAAATATTCAGTTTTAATTCCGGCTACAGACTGTGTTCCTGCACCTTGGCTCTTATGTAAACTTCTGCTTAATCCCGCTAATTCACCATACCCCATTCCGAGTTGCGCATCATATTGTCCAACGGTAACTTTCAGTTGATTTTCAGAAGTTGTATTGACTGCACCAAATCGGAAAGTATTCCACAATACACGTTTTGGTTGCCATACATTCACATATTTTAGTTGATTGGGGAAAGCAGTTTTATCTCCTGCCAACTTAAAAGCTTTTTCTGCAACCACCGCTGAAGCAGCGTGTTGCCCGTGTCCTGCCGCAGCAGTAGGAGGAAATCGACAAATAATCACATCCGGACGGAATTTTCGGATGACCCAAACTACATCCGCTATAATGCTATTTTCATCCCATTGTTTAAAGGTATCGGTCGTATTTTTAGAGAACCCGAAATCAATCGCACGGGTAAAAAACTGTTGAGCGCCATCTAACTTTCTCGCCTCCAAAAGCTCATGCGTTCTGATTAAACCCAATGCAGCACCTTGTTCTGTACCTAATAAATTCTGACCACCATCTCCTCTCGTTAAAGACAAATAACCCGTTTCTACATTTTGGTCGTTGATTAACCAAGAGAGCAATCCCGTATTTTCATCATCGGGATGAGCCGCAAGATATAAAACTTTAGGTAGCTGTTTAAGGGTTTTGAGTTCACGATAAATTTCAGATGATTTGGAAGGTCGAACCTGTTGAGCCGAAAAAACCGTATAGAAACTAAGGATACATGCAGTGATTACTTTTTTGAACATTTGAATTTGCTTTGCAGGGCAAATATAAGTAAATCATCTTTCTTTCAACTTTAAAAAGAAAAAGCACTTAGCAACACTAAACATTCTATGATATTCTTCCTAAAATAAAAGACCACCTAAGTAAACTAAAAATCAATTATTCTGGCTTTGATTGTTTTTAATGTTTAAAATTACCAAAATCATCGATAAAAGTATTTGAAGATACGTTAATCTTGATTACAAAATACTACCAACAGAGAACAATACGATATAAAAAATTTAATTTAAATTAAAAAAGGTTCTTAAACTTATCAGAAAACAAAAATATTATACATTTGCCAAAATATTACTATTTGTAAACAAAATAAAAATTCAGCAATGAGCGACTTTATCATAGGCATTGGAAAAAGAATTAAAGACATTAGAAAAGAAAACAATCTTACTATTAATGAACTTGCCAACAGAGCCAACGTTAGCAATGGTTTAATTTCAAGAATTGAAAACGGACGAACTATCCCTTCTCTCCCTGTGCTATTAGATTTAATTCAGTCTCTGGATATTGATGCAAGCTATTTCTTTGAAGGCGTCGAAAACAGAAATAGCGCAAAATACCTCTACATCCCAAAAGAAAATCAGCAGGTTATTGAAAAAGAAATTGAAGCTCAAGGATTTAAGTATATGCACATTTTCAGTAAAAGCTTAAATTCATTAGGTTTCGAAGCTGTTTTACTCACCTTGGAACCGAATTCTAAAAGAGAAAAAGTGATTACTGATGCATGGGAATTCAAATACATCTTAAAAGGAACTGTAAAATATCTGATTGATCAGGAAGAAGTTATACTCTCAGAGGGTGACGCATTATATTTTAACGGGAGATTTCCCCACGTTCCTGTAAGCATTTCTGATGAATCTTGCATCATGCTTGTATTATATCTATACTCAGAACGAGACTGATTTTTTTAATCAAAAAAATAATTTCAACGATATAAAAGCCCAACAAAGTTTACTATTAGTAAACTTTTATTTTTTCAATTTAACAAATAAATAACAGATAGTTAATCTTCAATTCTGAAATAAAATGCATTTGATATCAGACAAAAAATAAACAAAACACACTCAATCATCTCATTATAAGAATCTTAAATAATTACCAAAATATCATTTTTGTTACTGCTTCATTTTTTAATTCAAATTAAATACAAGATTTTTTCATTATTAGTTAACATTAAAAGTTTATAAATATTAAAATTCAGACATATTTTTGCAGTGTAATTTTAATATTTGTAAAAAAATGAATACCATAATCCAAAAAAGCTTTATTCCACTTTTTGCCTGTTGCACGATTGGAGTATTTGCACAGAAACAGATTGTAACCGGAATTGTATCGGATGAAAATCAGTCACTTCCTGGGGCAGCCGTTACTATTGAAGGAACTAAAAAAGTAATCATCACAGATTCGGAAGGAAGATTTACAATCAGCGATTTAAAAGAAGGACAATATAATCTGAAAGTTAGCTATATCGGTTTTGAATCTAAAAATCTAAACATTGAAATTGTCGACGCACAAAATCTTAATGTGGGAAGTATTGTTTTATACCAACGTCAGAAAAACATTGACGAAGTTATTATTTCAGGAACGTTGAAAAACAGTGAAGCAAGAGCATTGAATATGCAGAAAAATGCCATCAATATTTCTAACGTTATCGCATCCGACGGAATTGGGAAACTCCCGGACAGAAATGCTGCTGAAACCGTTCAAAGAGTTCAGGGAGTTTCTATCGAAAGAGATCAGGGTGAAGGAAGATTCGTTTCTTTAAGAGGGCTTCCGCCGTTTTGGGCTTCTACAACGATTAATGGAAACAGACTTCCCACCGCTGAAGAAGAAACAACTTCTCGAGCAACAGCATTCGATTTTTTCCCTACAGAACTAATTTCTTATGTTCATGTCAATAAATCTTTCACTCCCGATATGGAAGCAGACGGAATTGGCGGTGGAGTGAATTTTATCACCAAAACACCTCCAATGAAAACAGAATTCAGAGGAACTTTAGGAACGGGATATAACGAAAAAGCAGACAAAGGAGTTTATAATTTAGGCTTATTGTATGGTGGAAGAACAAAGAATAAAAAATTCGGATACTTAGTTAATTTTTCTCATTTCATCAGAAATTGGTCAACAGATAATTTTGAAGCAAGAAGAAGCGGTGACGAAGGAGTTTTCAGAATGGAGCTCAGAGATTATCAAGGTGTAAGAAAAACCACAGGAGCCAATGCCGCTTTAGAATATGTGTTTTCACCCAAAAGCACCTTTTATTTGAAAGGTATGTACGGAACACTTTCTGATGACGAAACTCATTACAAACACAGAGTAAGATTCGACAAATTCAGCAGCACAAACAATACAGCAAGAGTTGAGCTTCAGAATATTCATAATTTACTGATCACAGAATTAACATCAGTTTCTTTAGGCGGGATTCATCAATTGAATAAAAGTAAAATCGATTGGGACTTATCATATTACAACAATCTGTTTAAATACGGAAACATTCCGGATAAGCAGAATAATTCTTACTATGTTATTAAATATACACAAAATGGCGTAGGGATCAATCCAAACTATATTTTAGACAAAGGAGTTGGCCCAAGAGCTTACTGGAAAGCCGATGGCGGAAAATTAGACTACAAAGATCCGGATGCATTATTTGGTTTTTACAGCGACCCAAATTTTAAAATGGATGCTTCGCAAATGAGATTTACCGATCTTGAATTTTATAAGGTTTATGTTCAGGAAAGAGATAAAATCGTTGCTGGTTTCAACCATGAAATCGATATATCTGATAAACTGACGTTGAAATATGGCTTTAAGTACCGCGACAAAGAAAGAAATGCCAGATTTTCTGATATTTTCTACAATTGGAGCAACGGAACCGCACCATTCCTTTCAGAATTCGGTCAATATACCACAACACAACCGAACGGAACAAAATATTTAAGCGAAATGAATGCCCACATCGGAAATACTTTCGGACCGGTATTGTCGACTGGCGGAATGGATCAGTTCTGGTTTCAGAATCAGGGAAATTTAACCATTAATAAAACAGATTCAGAAGCTTTGGAATACAATAAAGCCTTGGGAAGAAACTTTGATGTTTTTGAAAAACACGCCGATGCTTACGGAATAGGAACTTACAAAATCAACGATAAAATGACGATTTTGGGAGGTGTAAGATTATCAAATACACACACCAAAGTGAAAGGTTATAACGTTGTTAATAATACCTTAACCGAAGTAGAGAACACAAAAGATTATCTTGCGGTTTTGCCGATGTTACATTTTAAATATGCCATCAACGATAAAACTAACCTTAGATTTGCAGCGACAAGAACCTTCTCAAGACCAAATTTTGGAGATTTAACTCCGGGAGGAACTTATATTGAAGCTGATAATGAATTTAAAGGAGGAAATCCTAACCTGAACCCAACCTACTCTATCAACCTCGATTTAATGGGAGAATATTACTTCTCAAACGTCGGAATTTTAAGCGGAGGTGTTTTTTATAAGTCAATTACTGACTCTATTTTCCAAGACTCTTTTATAGGAAATTACAACGGAATCAATGGAGTACAATTCAGTGCTCCGAATAATGGAAAAGCAGCCTGGTTAGGCGGAATTGAATTAGGAATCAACAGAAGATTTGATTTTTTACCTGGATTTTTGCAATATTTCGGAACCCAGCTTAATGCAACGTTTATGACGTCTGAAATGGAAAAACCAAGTGGCAGAAAAGTGAAACTTCCGTATCAGGCAAAAGAAATATACAACATACAGCTTTTCTTTGAAAAAGGTGGTTTCAATGCAAGATTAGCATACAATCATAAAGGAAATTTCGCTGTAGAATATGCTGAAGAAGACCTTTATGATTCATACTACGGAAAATACAGCAATCTAGACTTTGGAACTTCTTATCAAATTAATAAGCATTTTACGGTTTTTGCAGATGTAAATAATATTCTGAACAGACCATTGATTTATCATTTCGGTGAAAATCAAGACAGACCAAAGCAGGTAGAATATTATGGTGTAAGAGGGAATATTGGTGTAAAAGTGAATTTCTAAACCATGAAGACCACCATCTCAAAAAACAATACAATGAATGTAACTCTGAAAGCGGCCATCGCTGCCTTTGGAGTCTATTTCTCAATGTACGCTTTCAGAAAACCTTTTACAATAGCATCTTTCAACGATTTGGAATTTTTTGGATTTGATTACAAAATCTTAATAATTATCGCTCAGGCAATCGGATATTTCATCTCAAAATTCATCGGAATTAAATTTATTTCAGAATTAAAACCTGAAAAAAGAATTGTTTTCCTTTTGGCTTTTATAGCGGTTGCAGAATTGGCTTTATTGGGATTTGCAGTTGTTCCGGCTCCTTACAACATTCTGTTTATGTTCATCAATGGAATTCCATTGGGAATGATCTGGGGAATCGTTTTCTCTTATATTGAAGGAAGAAAAACCACAGAAATCATCGGCCTATTTCTCTGTTCCAGTTTTGTGGTTTCATCAGGAGTTGTAAAATCTGCAGGAAAATATTTAATGGATCATTTTGGAATTTCAGAATTCTGGATGCCTTTCACAACAGGACTTTTATTCATCATCCCTTTAGTGATTTTTGCTAATGTTTTAAATAAAATTCCGGCGCCCAATGAAGAAGATATTGCCCTAAAAAAGGAAAGAAAAACACTAAGCAGAGAAGAAAGAAAATCTTTAATCAAAAAATTCTTTCTGCCTTTGGCAGGTATTACAGTTTTGTACATCAGCTTAACAGTTTTAAGGGATTTCAGAGACAACTTCAGCAGAGAAATTTGGGATGAAATGAATGGCAAAACGGATAGTTCTATTTTTACCCTAACCGAAGTTCCTATTTCTATTATGGTTTTGTTGATTCTTGGTTTTATGGTTAAAGTTAAAAACAATCTGAAAGCTTTTGCCTATTATCATTACATTTTATTTGGAGGAATTATTTCAGTAGCCTTATCAACTTTCTTTTTTCAGAGCGGTATTATTTCGCCTTTTCTCTGGATGACGGTTTCAGGATTTGGGATGTATCTATGCTATATTCCCTTCAACGGAATTTATTTCGACAGAATGATTGCCGCTTTCAAAATCAAAGGAAATGTAGGTTTTTTCATCTATTTTGTGGATGCATTTGGTTATCTGGGAAGCGTTTCTGTGCTATTTCTAAAGAATTTGAGTTCGGGAAATCAATCCTGGTTACAGTTTTACATCAATCTCAATTATATTATCGCTGCAACCGTTTTATTATTTGCAGTGGCGGCTTTTTTAGCTTTTCAGGAAAAATCAAAATCAAGACAGAAAGAAGAAAACCATTCTTCAACCATTAGTTTTGATTCTTTTAAAATTTAAAAAAATAAAATTATGAATATTCAATACGACCTCATCGTCGTAGGTGGCGGAATTTTAGGAACATTCCACGCTTACCACGCTTTACAAAAAAATCTAAAAGTTGCTTTGATAGAAAGAAATTCTGTTCCTCAAGGTGCAACCGTAAGAAATTTCGGGCAGGTTGTTCCTTCCGGAATGGACATCAAATGGCAAAATTTCGGAAAGGAAAGTTTACATATTTACAAAGAGCTTCAGGCAAAAACGGATCTTACGGTTCGTCAAAATGGCTCAGTCTATATCGCTTCCAATGACGAAGAAATTCAGCTGATTGAAGAACTCTATCAAATCAATAAAAATAATGAGTACGACTCTGTTTT encodes the following:
- a CDS encoding helix-turn-helix domain-containing protein translates to MSDFIIGIGKRIKDIRKENNLTINELANRANVSNGLISRIENGRTIPSLPVLLDLIQSLDIDASYFFEGVENRNSAKYLYIPKENQQVIEKEIEAQGFKYMHIFSKSLNSLGFEAVLLTLEPNSKREKVITDAWEFKYILKGTVKYLIDQEEVILSEGDALYFNGRFPHVPVSISDESCIMLVLYLYSERD
- a CDS encoding TonB-dependent receptor, which gives rise to MNTIIQKSFIPLFACCTIGVFAQKQIVTGIVSDENQSLPGAAVTIEGTKKVIITDSEGRFTISDLKEGQYNLKVSYIGFESKNLNIEIVDAQNLNVGSIVLYQRQKNIDEVIISGTLKNSEARALNMQKNAINISNVIASDGIGKLPDRNAAETVQRVQGVSIERDQGEGRFVSLRGLPPFWASTTINGNRLPTAEEETTSRATAFDFFPTELISYVHVNKSFTPDMEADGIGGGVNFITKTPPMKTEFRGTLGTGYNEKADKGVYNLGLLYGGRTKNKKFGYLVNFSHFIRNWSTDNFEARRSGDEGVFRMELRDYQGVRKTTGANAALEYVFSPKSTFYLKGMYGTLSDDETHYKHRVRFDKFSSTNNTARVELQNIHNLLITELTSVSLGGIHQLNKSKIDWDLSYYNNLFKYGNIPDKQNNSYYVIKYTQNGVGINPNYILDKGVGPRAYWKADGGKLDYKDPDALFGFYSDPNFKMDASQMRFTDLEFYKVYVQERDKIVAGFNHEIDISDKLTLKYGFKYRDKERNARFSDIFYNWSNGTAPFLSEFGQYTTTQPNGTKYLSEMNAHIGNTFGPVLSTGGMDQFWFQNQGNLTINKTDSEALEYNKALGRNFDVFEKHADAYGIGTYKINDKMTILGGVRLSNTHTKVKGYNVVNNTLTEVENTKDYLAVLPMLHFKYAINDKTNLRFAATRTFSRPNFGDLTPGGTYIEADNEFKGGNPNLNPTYSINLDLMGEYYFSNVGILSGGVFYKSITDSIFQDSFIGNYNGINGVQFSAPNNGKAAWLGGIELGINRRFDFLPGFLQYFGTQLNATFMTSEMEKPSGRKVKLPYQAKEIYNIQLFFEKGGFNARLAYNHKGNFAVEYAEEDLYDSYYGKYSNLDFGTSYQINKHFTVFADVNNILNRPLIYHFGENQDRPKQVEYYGVRGNIGVKVNF
- a CDS encoding DUF5690 family protein; translation: MKTTISKNNTMNVTLKAAIAAFGVYFSMYAFRKPFTIASFNDLEFFGFDYKILIIIAQAIGYFISKFIGIKFISELKPEKRIVFLLAFIAVAELALLGFAVVPAPYNILFMFINGIPLGMIWGIVFSYIEGRKTTEIIGLFLCSSFVVSSGVVKSAGKYLMDHFGISEFWMPFTTGLLFIIPLVIFANVLNKIPAPNEEDIALKKERKTLSREERKSLIKKFFLPLAGITVLYISLTVLRDFRDNFSREIWDEMNGKTDSSIFTLTEVPISIMVLLILGFMVKVKNNLKAFAYYHYILFGGIISVALSTFFFQSGIISPFLWMTVSGFGMYLCYIPFNGIYFDRMIAAFKIKGNVGFFIYFVDAFGYLGSVSVLFLKNLSSGNQSWLQFYINLNYIIAATVLLFAVAAFLAFQEKSKSRQKEENHSSTISFDSFKI
- a CDS encoding PIG-L family deacetylase; translated protein: MFKKVITACILSFYTVFSAQQVRPSKSSEIYRELKTLKQLPKVLYLAAHPDDENTGLLSWLINDQNVETGYLSLTRGDGGQNLLGTEQGAALGLIRTHELLEARKLDGAQQFFTRAIDFGFSKNTTDTFKQWDENSIIADVVWVIRKFRPDVIICRFPPTAAAGHGQHAASAVVAEKAFKLAGDKTAFPNQLKYVNVWQPKRVLWNTFRFGAVNTTSENQLKVTVGQYDAQLGMGYGELAGLSRSLHKSQGAGTQSVAGIKTEYFSHVAGEAAKSTLFDGVLKTWTSQGNADIDQSLDKIISDFNFNEPDRSLPALLVLRKKVLALKDSDLKKDKIKSLDNIILSCAGFMGEVVTNQAEAVAEDHYNFRLNLISRTSNPVVLESVKWLSQSESFNRKLSKDSLITIQHDIQIPADAALTEPYWLAKPAKDAATFSVPSDTLVCLPETESPLNVLLDLKIGSENFQVKLPLSFKKLDPVRGDVVEALRIVPALELKFTQPLYLVKENEDLNLSLNFKVNSSKQFKNGKVNLMFNGERLGGGDLKSMNGKDFTVDYAIPKAKLASIKSNQLQLDANFIADGVTYNKKQVLIQYPHLPSLQYFTPATVAVMKGDIQAKVKKVGYVQGAGDFIPEFLRIAGIQVDVLKDEDFYGNLDESNGNGNQNKLSQYDAIVLGVRANNTEKKLGRWMPFLWSYVKTGGNLVMQYNTNQDTTVNQLGIYDFSIANKRVTEENAEVKFLNPNHKLLNFPNKITANDFNGWVQERGAYFPDKWDAAYEPLFEMHDTGEEPLQGSTLYAKYGKGNFIYTPLAFFRQLPAGNVGAARLFLNFLSAQKN